In bacterium, one genomic interval encodes:
- a CDS encoding aminotransferase class III-fold pyridoxal phosphate-dependent enzyme yields the protein MSVPRGVYNATPIFAERAEGALLFDIDGNTLLDFAGGIGTINVGHCNPDVVAAASEQLQRFTHTCFSVAMYESYIALAEKLNRIT from the coding sequence ATGAGCGTTCCGCGCGGGGTCTACAACGCGACCCCTATTTTTGCGGAGCGCGCTGAAGGAGCGCTCCTTTTCGACATAGATGGGAACACGTTGCTGGACTTTGCCGGCGGTATCGGAACCATAAACGTAGGGCACTGCAATCCAGATGTTGTTGCCGCCGCTTCTGAACAACTCCAACGGTTCACGCACACGTGTTTCAGCGTCGCAATGTACGAGAGTTATATAGCGCTTGCCGAAAAGCTCAATCGGATAACT
- a CDS encoding transposase: MFRKSIRKKGYDYSSAGYYFLTICTHFKQHTLAKIDETGSNLTSFGQIVQYCWDDIPKHFRNVRLDAFKIMPNHIHGIIQLTESGTVELFSVIQNFKSVSTRKINNRRKLRSTVWQQNYFERIIRTEKELNLIRLYISLNPILWHKHAELAELHLTDEKIWEILEKYGPSL, translated from the coding sequence ATGTTTAGAAAGTCCATTCGCAAAAAAGGCTACGACTATTCCTCTGCAGGCTACTATTTCCTTACGATATGTACGCATTTCAAACAACATACCTTAGCGAAAATCGATGAAACTGGGAGTAACCTCACGTCTTTCGGACAAATCGTTCAGTACTGTTGGGACGACATTCCCAAGCATTTCAGGAATGTACGGCTGGATGCTTTCAAAATTATGCCGAATCATATACATGGTATCATCCAGTTAACTGAATCCGGCACGGTCGAATTGTTCTCAGTGATTCAAAATTTCAAATCAGTTTCCACAAGGAAAATCAACAATAGACGGAAACTGCGCTCTACTGTTTGGCAACAAAATTATTTTGAGCGCATCATCAGAACTGAAAAAGAGTTGAATCTAATCCGATTGTATATTTCATTGAACCCAATTCTGTGGCATAAGCATGCTGAACTAGCCGAGCTACACCTGACAGACGAAAAGATCTGGGAGATTCTAGAAAAATATGGTCCAAGCTTGTAG
- a CDS encoding aldehyde dehydrogenase family protein — protein MFRHWINGKHVDSESGQTFPVVNPATEEVIDHAPRGNAADADRAVQAAWKAFHEWRFAPGLERAEMMHEFARRLRAKRDEIGRLLTLEGGKPLIENMDEIEWVAACFDYYAEVGRDSKGKVISPVFRHQINFTVKEPYGVVVCIVPWNYPLLLMSWKVAAAVVAGNTVIIKPSEHTPLSTLALAEMFEPFPPGVINIISGYGPEAGEPLVKHPRVSKIAFTGGVHTGRKIAVQAAENLKKVSLELSGNDPLIVCDDVDLDVAVNGAAWACYLNMGQVCTSIERIYVFKNVADKFLDKFVSFAKSLRIGNPLGPDVDLGPMINENQRRKVEEKLDLALKQGASLLTGGKRPEKFDRGFFYQPTVITNVNHDMEIMKTETFGPIAPIMAVSGIEEAVRLADDSDFGLGANIFTNNMEYAMYAMENIRAGTFWINDPLTDNDAGPFGGMRMSGMNRELGTDGLENFRDVKHVHLDYKIEPKSYWYPYKWQK, from the coding sequence ATGTTCAGACATTGGATCAATGGAAAACATGTAGACAGCGAATCAGGCCAAACTTTTCCCGTAGTCAATCCGGCCACCGAAGAAGTGATCGATCATGCGCCGCGAGGGAATGCAGCTGACGCCGACCGGGCGGTGCAAGCAGCATGGAAAGCGTTTCATGAATGGAGGTTTGCTCCAGGATTGGAACGCGCCGAAATGATGCATGAATTCGCGCGACGTTTGCGCGCCAAAAGAGATGAGATCGGACGATTGCTGACACTCGAAGGTGGAAAACCGCTCATCGAAAATATGGACGAAATCGAATGGGTTGCCGCCTGTTTCGATTACTATGCGGAAGTTGGGCGCGATTCCAAAGGGAAGGTCATCTCACCTGTTTTCCGGCACCAGATCAACTTCACCGTGAAGGAACCTTATGGAGTGGTCGTTTGCATCGTCCCGTGGAACTATCCCCTTTTGCTGATGAGCTGGAAAGTGGCCGCTGCTGTGGTGGCCGGCAACACCGTTATCATCAAACCTTCGGAACACACTCCTCTCTCCACGCTTGCGCTTGCGGAAATGTTCGAACCATTTCCACCGGGAGTGATCAATATTATCAGCGGATATGGGCCTGAAGCGGGCGAGCCACTAGTAAAACATCCCCGCGTGAGCAAGATCGCTTTCACCGGAGGCGTACACACAGGAAGAAAAATTGCTGTTCAGGCAGCTGAGAATCTGAAAAAGGTTTCGCTGGAATTGAGCGGCAATGATCCACTCATCGTTTGCGATGATGTGGATCTCGATGTGGCGGTAAACGGCGCAGCCTGGGCGTGCTACCTGAATATGGGTCAGGTTTGTACTTCAATTGAACGGATCTATGTATTCAAAAACGTCGCTGATAAATTTCTGGATAAGTTTGTTTCCTTTGCAAAGTCTTTACGAATCGGAAATCCATTGGGACCGGATGTGGATTTAGGACCGATGATCAATGAAAACCAGCGCCGCAAAGTTGAAGAAAAGTTGGACCTTGCTCTCAAACAAGGCGCTTCCCTTTTGACCGGGGGAAAAAGGCCTGAGAAATTCGATCGCGGTTTTTTCTACCAGCCCACCGTGATCACCAATGTGAATCACGACATGGAGATCATGAAGACCGAAACCTTCGGACCGATTGCTCCCATTATGGCTGTAAGCGGAATTGAAGAAGCAGTTCGGCTTGCCGACGATTCGGATTTTGGTCTCGGAGCGAACATCTTTACGAACAACATGGAATATGCCATGTATGCAATGGAGAATATCCGCGCCGGCACGTTCTGGATTAATGATCCTCTGACGGACAATGACGCGGGACCTTTCGGCGGGATGCGGATGAGCGGAATGAATCGTGAACTCGGCACCGACGGCCTTGAGAACTTCCGCGACGTGAAACATGTCCATCTAGACTACAAGATCGAGCCAAAGTCCTACTGGTATCCGTATAAGTGGCAGAAGTAG
- a CDS encoding spermidine/putrescine ABC transporter substrate-binding protein has translation MIKKIIPVRGLVVATLVATLSLFIACKGKESKTAKKQFNLYIWSAYITDETVKKFETQTGIQVRYDTYDSNEALLEKLQSGVTEYDLVVPSDYMARILIHQGLLLELDHSKLPGAANLSSRFRNLPFDKDNKHTIPFLWGTTGIGYNKTKVTEPVDSWSILWNPKYKDRISLLDDPREVFGAALKWKGHSINTKDQKELEEARNLLIQLKPIVKTFTSGSFDEVLLSGDVWLSHGWSGQLAKAIDQNKDLAYVVPKEGSTIWVDNMAIPKGAQHLEEAYAFMNFCLNPEIAAEITNISGYPSPNEAATKFIKPEILKDPARYPDDKTLASCEFLEDLGETSTLLDRYWTEIKSR, from the coding sequence ATGATAAAAAAGATCATCCCGGTCCGCGGGCTGGTAGTAGCGACTTTAGTCGCTACGTTGTCACTGTTTATTGCGTGTAAGGGGAAGGAATCCAAAACAGCAAAAAAACAATTCAATCTCTACATCTGGTCAGCTTATATTACCGATGAAACCGTCAAGAAATTTGAAACCCAGACCGGAATTCAGGTCCGGTATGATACGTACGATTCCAATGAAGCTCTGCTTGAAAAACTGCAATCGGGCGTGACTGAATATGATCTGGTTGTGCCATCCGATTACATGGCGCGGATCCTGATCCATCAGGGACTATTACTGGAGCTGGATCATTCGAAATTACCCGGGGCTGCAAACTTAAGTAGCAGGTTTCGGAATTTGCCCTTTGACAAAGACAATAAACACACGATTCCTTTTCTCTGGGGCACAACCGGGATCGGATATAACAAAACTAAAGTCACAGAGCCGGTAGATTCTTGGTCGATTTTATGGAATCCCAAATACAAGGACCGCATTTCATTGCTGGATGATCCCCGCGAAGTATTCGGCGCGGCCCTAAAATGGAAAGGACATTCGATCAACACAAAGGATCAAAAGGAGCTAGAAGAAGCCAGGAATCTATTGATCCAGCTAAAGCCGATCGTCAAAACCTTTACCTCTGGGAGTTTTGATGAAGTTTTGCTCAGCGGCGATGTGTGGCTCTCTCACGGTTGGAGCGGCCAGCTGGCAAAGGCAATCGATCAAAACAAGGATCTTGCGTATGTCGTGCCCAAAGAGGGCTCCACGATCTGGGTAGACAACATGGCCATTCCCAAAGGAGCTCAACACCTGGAAGAAGCGTACGCGTTCATGAATTTTTGTTTAAATCCGGAAATTGCCGCAGAAATCACAAATATTTCCGGTTATCCAAGTCCCAATGAGGCAGCTACAAAATTCATAAAACCCGAGATATTGAAGGATCCGGCCCGTTATCCGGATGACAAAACACTCGCCAGTTGCGAATTTCTGGAAGATCTGGGTGAAACCAGCACGCTTCTCGATCGTTACTGGACCGAAATCAAATCACGTTAA
- a CDS encoding ABC transporter permease, which produces MRTRKLSRWFLFSESSFVYLFLYAPIVILVIYSFNSSRYAIWEGFSWKWYEILLKDQLILRSLKNTLIVALTATIASTVVGTIAALGMQRFEFRGKGVLDGLFYLPVIIPEIVMAASLVIFFGFIRFKLGLATVILAHIAFCISYVIIVVRARLEGFDRTLEEASMDLGANELQTFFRVTLPVIAPGIISGALLAFTISIDDYIITSFVAGVGSTTLPLQIYSMVKTKVTPEINAISTLLLIPTILLIVISDRLQREEK; this is translated from the coding sequence ATGAGAACCCGAAAACTTTCCCGATGGTTTCTTTTTTCAGAGTCGAGTTTTGTTTACCTCTTTCTTTATGCGCCGATTGTCATTCTTGTTATTTATTCCTTCAACAGCTCCCGTTATGCAATCTGGGAAGGTTTCAGCTGGAAATGGTATGAGATTCTGCTTAAGGATCAATTGATCCTCCGTTCGTTGAAAAACACTTTGATTGTGGCTCTTACAGCGACCATCGCATCTACCGTGGTCGGAACGATCGCGGCTCTCGGGATGCAGCGTTTTGAGTTCCGCGGCAAAGGAGTCCTGGACGGCCTCTTTTATCTTCCTGTAATTATTCCAGAGATCGTAATGGCGGCCTCCCTGGTGATCTTCTTTGGATTCATACGGTTCAAGCTAGGACTGGCAACGGTAATTCTTGCTCACATCGCATTCTGCATTTCCTATGTCATCATAGTGGTTCGGGCCCGGCTCGAAGGATTCGATCGAACGCTCGAAGAGGCGTCGATGGATCTAGGCGCCAATGAGCTTCAAACCTTTTTTAGAGTCACGCTTCCCGTGATCGCTCCTGGAATCATTTCTGGAGCATTGCTGGCGTTTACGATTTCGATCGATGATTACATTATTACTTCTTTTGTTGCCGGAGTCGGATCCACGACTTTGCCGTTACAGATTTATTCCATGGTGAAAACAAAAGTCACTCCTGAAATCAACGCGATTTCAACTTTATTACTGATTCCAACGATTCTGTTGATCGTAATATCAGACCGATTGCAGAGAGAAGAGAAATGA
- a CDS encoding ABC transporter permease, with protein sequence MSEALIRVFQRFPSLRPYALIFLALAILTVFFFFPLLIMLVYSFAQKGTYGLIKPIDDLGQYLTSFEWLSNYVRSFEPIYLEIYARSLWMAVITTLLCLVIGYPIAYYISLKVKPSWKNTLLTLVVVPFWTSFLIRTYAWIVILRSEGLINHGLIALGWIDAPIETLLYSEFAVMLGLVYGELPFMILPLYASIEKLDTALLEAASDLGANAFWTFVKVTIPATLPGILAGVILVFIPTIGAFITPDLLGGAKSILVGNLVQNQFMIARDKPFGSAICFGLAAFVLVLLFFYARYSTRKEKAIFV encoded by the coding sequence ATGTCAGAAGCACTGATCAGAGTCTTTCAAAGGTTTCCCTCGTTGCGCCCCTATGCTCTGATCTTCTTAGCGTTAGCCATCCTCACTGTCTTCTTCTTTTTTCCCCTTTTGATCATGCTCGTCTACAGCTTTGCTCAAAAAGGAACCTACGGACTGATCAAGCCAATCGACGATCTGGGACAATACCTTACTTCTTTTGAATGGCTTTCGAATTATGTGCGCTCTTTTGAACCCATTTACCTGGAGATTTACGCGCGCTCTTTATGGATGGCGGTTATCACAACCCTCTTATGTCTCGTGATCGGATATCCCATTGCTTATTACATTTCATTGAAAGTAAAACCATCCTGGAAGAATACACTTCTAACATTAGTGGTGGTCCCCTTCTGGACCTCCTTTCTGATACGAACGTACGCATGGATTGTGATTCTTCGCAGCGAAGGACTGATCAATCATGGATTGATCGCGCTCGGCTGGATCGACGCCCCTATTGAAACGCTTCTGTATTCTGAGTTCGCGGTGATGCTCGGGCTGGTCTACGGCGAGCTCCCTTTCATGATTCTGCCGTTGTATGCGTCCATTGAGAAACTGGACACGGCGTTGCTGGAAGCCGCAAGCGATCTTGGAGCGAACGCCTTCTGGACCTTCGTAAAAGTTACAATCCCGGCAACTCTGCCCGGGATACTCGCTGGAGTTATTCTGGTTTTCATTCCAACCATCGGAGCATTCATCACACCGGATCTTCTGGGAGGCGCAAAAAGCATTCTTGTTGGAAATCTCGTCCAGAATCAATTCATGATCGCGCGCGATAAACCGTTTGGCTCTGCCATCTGCTTTGGCCTCGCTGCTTTTGTGCTGGTGCTGCTCTTCTTTTACGCGCGTTATTCAACCAGAAAGGAAAAGGCAATTTTTGTATGA
- a CDS encoding ABC transporter ATP-binding protein, which translates to MNDIVLSIQKVSKKYGTVTAVDKVTLDIQRGEFFSLLGPSGCGKTTLLRMIAGFEETTEGQILINGQDVAPLQPYKRPVNTVFQHYSLFPHMNVFQNIAFGLERKRTPKNQIKKTVTEALDLVRLSGFEKRRPSQLSGGQKQRVALARALVMHPEVLLLDEPLGALDMKLRKEMQVELKNLQEQLKITFIFVTHDQEEALVMSDRIAVMNHGQIEQVGKSCSEIYEHPRTEFVAHFIGATNIFEGALSDGQMKLPDGRSFSIENNKQSGEIRFTVRPEKMVLSAQDIAGRVCLPVTVVDEIFQGTNTSWVVEYHGKKYTVVEQNSKVVEEAGRFSRGDHAVLSWNPKHTVILEK; encoded by the coding sequence ATGAACGACATTGTTCTGAGTATTCAAAAGGTTTCTAAGAAATACGGAACAGTCACCGCGGTAGATAAAGTCACTCTCGACATCCAAAGAGGTGAATTCTTCTCTTTGCTAGGTCCTAGCGGCTGTGGAAAGACCACACTATTGCGAATGATTGCCGGTTTTGAAGAGACAACTGAAGGACAAATCCTGATTAACGGACAGGATGTCGCGCCCCTACAGCCCTATAAACGTCCCGTGAACACAGTATTTCAGCATTATTCTCTTTTTCCGCACATGAATGTTTTTCAAAATATCGCGTTCGGCCTGGAACGGAAACGCACGCCGAAAAATCAAATCAAGAAGACGGTTACAGAGGCGCTCGATCTGGTGCGGCTTTCCGGTTTCGAGAAACGCCGCCCATCCCAGCTGAGCGGTGGACAGAAGCAACGCGTGGCATTGGCGCGAGCTCTTGTGATGCATCCGGAAGTTCTCTTGCTGGATGAACCTCTCGGAGCCCTGGATATGAAGCTCCGGAAAGAAATGCAGGTGGAGTTGAAAAATCTTCAGGAACAACTGAAGATCACTTTTATTTTTGTAACACATGACCAGGAGGAAGCGCTTGTAATGTCCGACCGGATTGCAGTGATGAATCACGGACAGATTGAACAGGTGGGCAAGAGCTGCAGCGAGATCTACGAGCACCCGCGCACCGAATTTGTCGCTCACTTCATCGGCGCTACTAATATATTCGAGGGTGCTCTATCCGATGGACAAATGAAGCTCCCTGATGGCCGCTCTTTTTCCATAGAAAATAACAAACAGAGCGGGGAGATCCGGTTCACTGTCCGGCCGGAAAAGATGGTTTTGAGCGCTCAAGACATTGCGGGCAGGGTCTGTTTACCTGTAACGGTTGTGGATGAAATTTTTCAAGGGACCAATACGAGCTGGGTTGTCGAATATCACGGAAAAAAGTACACGGTCGTTGAGCAAAACAGCAAAGTTGTGGAAGAGGCCGGCAGATTTTCCCGCGGCGATCACGCGGTGCTGTCCTGGAACCCAAAACATACAGTGATATTAGAGAAGTGA
- a CDS encoding glycosyltransferase family 39 protein, protein MTGRHTILLFAGCLILFLWGTWQLPFLGPDEPRYAQVAREMFETGDYFVPRLGGFAWFEKPVLLYWLISLAYAAFGVNEFAARLPSVLVATGTIAFLHFTIRRIAGKTKALLASAVLASTTFFIGFSHAATFDMLLAFCVNGALCCYLLHEHFPQKTLWLYLMYAFIGSGVLAKGFVAIIIIALTMLVYFIITRRLKNLFALKPVQGALITAGVIAIWFVPVSLIYGVRFWDEFVYQHHFVRYTSSYYHRSQGFFFYLPVLLAGTYPWSFAPFSAKLNGDSDLVKFALCWLFCPVIFFSFSQSKLPGYILPAIPGFAILGGLALSNLQKPLKLVLLSFLLQIVLIGAFFWGAKKYSVPLQPLFVMMGIIAFLSVLSAFLLIQKKRTAAWILYVLILFSAMILFQYVIYPQLPWSDSKMLSIEWSHQTEKNRKLVPYNVYDFSPLFYTNGRMELTPQGYPLNLTSASQLHRYMMQQGEAHVFAESEELQWMERADFWRIGPVLQGKEKAIIELHPK, encoded by the coding sequence ATGACGGGGCGCCATACCATCCTTCTTTTTGCAGGCTGTTTGATTCTGTTTCTGTGGGGGACGTGGCAGCTTCCTTTTCTCGGACCGGACGAGCCACGGTACGCGCAGGTGGCACGCGAAATGTTCGAAACGGGCGACTACTTCGTTCCGCGTCTTGGTGGTTTTGCCTGGTTTGAAAAGCCAGTGCTGCTTTACTGGCTGATTTCGCTCGCCTATGCAGCTTTTGGAGTGAACGAGTTTGCAGCCAGACTTCCTTCCGTGCTCGTAGCGACTGGCACCATCGCATTTTTGCACTTTACGATTCGGCGAATCGCCGGGAAAACGAAAGCTCTTCTGGCTTCTGCTGTTCTCGCCTCTACCACATTCTTTATCGGGTTTTCTCACGCGGCGACCTTCGATATGCTTCTCGCATTTTGCGTGAATGGTGCGTTGTGCTGTTATCTGCTGCACGAACACTTTCCTCAAAAGACTCTGTGGCTTTACCTGATGTACGCCTTTATAGGATCAGGAGTTCTGGCAAAGGGATTCGTTGCAATCATCATTATCGCGCTCACGATGCTCGTATATTTCATCATCACAAGACGCTTGAAGAATCTGTTCGCGCTAAAGCCTGTTCAGGGGGCTTTGATCACGGCTGGAGTCATTGCAATCTGGTTTGTACCTGTGTCGCTCATTTACGGCGTTCGATTTTGGGATGAGTTCGTCTATCAGCACCATTTCGTGCGTTACACCAGCAGCTACTATCATCGTTCGCAGGGATTCTTTTTTTACTTGCCGGTGCTTCTCGCTGGAACTTATCCATGGAGTTTTGCGCCCTTTTCAGCAAAACTGAATGGAGACTCCGATCTGGTCAAGTTTGCGCTCTGCTGGTTATTTTGCCCTGTGATTTTTTTCAGTTTTTCACAATCCAAACTTCCAGGCTACATCCTCCCTGCCATTCCGGGCTTTGCGATTCTCGGGGGCCTCGCATTGTCCAATTTGCAGAAGCCGCTCAAGCTGGTTTTGCTAAGCTTCCTTCTGCAGATCGTGTTAATCGGGGCATTTTTTTGGGGAGCAAAAAAGTATTCTGTTCCGCTGCAGCCCCTTTTCGTAATGATGGGAATCATCGCCTTTTTATCGGTTCTTAGCGCATTCTTGTTGATCCAAAAAAAAAGGACAGCAGCGTGGATTCTCTATGTTCTGATACTATTCTCAGCGATGATTCTCTTTCAGTATGTCATCTATCCCCAGCTACCCTGGTCCGATTCGAAAATGCTCTCTATAGAATGGAGCCATCAAACGGAGAAAAACCGGAAACTGGTGCCCTACAATGTGTATGATTTCAGTCCCCTCTTCTACACGAATGGAAGAATGGAGCTCACCCCGCAGGGTTACCCGCTAAACCTTACGAGCGCATCACAGCTACACCGTTATATGATGCAGCAGGGGGAGGCGCATGTCTTTGCGGAAAGCGAAGAGTTGCAATGGATGGAGCGAGCCGATTTCTGGAGAATAGGACCGGTTTTACAAGGCAAGGAAAAGGCGATCATAGAGTTGCATCCAAAGTAA